A single region of the Salvelinus sp. IW2-2015 linkage group LG20, ASM291031v2, whole genome shotgun sequence genome encodes:
- the LOC111979972 gene encoding proline-rich protein 7-like produces the protein MVMSQGTYTFLACFAGFWLVWALIVMLCCFCSFVQRRLKKRREESLREQCLRALEMEPLECLGPGGLGREPPTRELLHFCPPLTLSPPMHILHSLPQGSWASPQGNTDVFGKPPCYEEAVLMEDPPPPYCEVLADSRGGTNIKPSSRTSRLEQQETETSKTLPVTVFSERGYSSLIRLPTARRWDSLGHLLSTMDLNHNTLPTEPLSLQAQATTTMPREGRTHTQPELGLRSIQGLRRLEQSCGLPTSFPLLGRSTAV, from the exons ATGGTGATGTCCCAGGGCACATACACATTCCTGGCCTGCTTTGCTGGGTTCTGGCTGGTGTGGGCTCTCATCGTCATGCTGTGCTGCTTCTGTAGCTTCGTCCAGCGgcgtctgaagaagaggagggaggagagtctGAGGGAGCAGTGTCTGAGGGCCTTGGAGATGGAGCCATTGGAGTGCCTGGGCCCAGGGGGGTTGGGAAGGGAACCCCCCACCAGAGAGCTCCTCCATTTCTGCCCCCCGCTGACCCTCTCCCCTCCAATGCACATTCTTCACTCCCTCCCACAGGGCAGCTGGGCCTCCCCTCAAGGTAAT ACTGACGTGTTTGGAAAGCCCCCCTGCTATGAGGAGGCTGTTCTGATGGAggacccccctcctccctacTGTGAGGTGCTGGCTGACAGCCGGGGGGGCACAAACATCAAGCCCTCCTCCCGGACCTCCAGGCTGGAGCAGCAGGAGACTGAGACCTCCAAGACTCTTCCGGTCACAGTGTTCTCAGAGCGGGGCTACTCCTCCCTGATCCGCCTGCCCACTGCCCGACGCTGGGACTCCCTGGGGCACCTGCTGTCTACCATGGACCTCAACCACAACACCCTCCCCACGGAGCCCCTCTCCCTGCAGGCCCAGGCCACTACAACCATGCCCCGCGAGGGCCGGACTCACACACAGCCAGAGCTGGGGCTGAGAAGTATCCAGGGGCTCAGGCGGCTAGAGCAGAGCTGTGGCCTGCCCACGTCCTTCCCTCTGCTGGGTCGCAGCACGGCTGTGTAA